The Mercurialis annua linkage group LG2, ddMerAnnu1.2, whole genome shotgun sequence genome contains a region encoding:
- the LOC126669939 gene encoding F-box/kelch-repeat protein At3g06240-like, translated as MSRLPEDLIIEILSRLPAKPLIRFKKVSKIWNSIISDPQFIKLHLQRAKQTNNNVRLLLSTFSPQSLDFEAFSNGDLSNAITKVSFPEIVKGPPTFYVKIIGSCDGLVCLLDDHGTMFLWNPTTEECKKLPNPKGAIYSMFLHGVGYNVGTDDYGVLIASYFSGEIIVELYTLKTNMWREIENVGPIPEESSGFSGIAWNGTLYWLKVKEVSNVNKKVYVIVSFDMADEKFKEVVSLPERFDPSSDKVSLGMPENGKLCVFCECKGRCFEGLVLNFNGGEAFWTKLFDFPQIKFPGFDNEVLCLTKNGEIVLESDGWKLYLYNPKEGIFRNFEMNNCGDACELGLYVESLVSPNV; from the coding sequence ATGTCTAGATTACCTGAAGATCTCATAATCGAAATACTCTCCAGATTACCTGCTAAGCCTCTAATTCGATTCAAAAAGGTTAGCAAAATCTGGAACTCTATAATCTCCGATCCTCAGTTCATCAAGCTCCACCTTCAACGAGCCAAACAGACCAACAACAATGTCAGACTACTCCTGTCAACTTTTTCTCCTCAATCCTTGGATTTCGAAGCTTTCAGCAACGGTGATTTAAGTAATGCAATAACAAAAGTTAGTTTCCCTGAAATCGTCAAGGGCCCGCCGACTTTTTACGTCAAAATTATAGGTTCTTGTGATGGTTTGGTTTGTTTACTTGATGATCACGGCACCATGTTCTTGTGGAACCCTACAACCGAAGAGTGTAAAAAGCTTCCGAACCCTAAAGGCGCGATTTATAGTATGTTTCTGCATGGAGTTGGATATAACGTTGGTACCGATGATTATGGAGTTTTAATAGCTAGCTATTTTTCTGGGGAAATCATAGTTGAACTCTATACATTGAAGACTAATATGTGGAGAGAAATCGAAAATGTCGGTCCGATTCCTGAGGAGTCGTCAGGGTTTTCAGGAATTGCATGGAATGGAACTTTATATTGGCTAAAGGTGAAAGAAGTTAGTAATGTTAACAAAAAAGTGTATGTGATTGTTTCGTTCGACATGGCCGATGAGAAATTTAAAGAGGTTGTGTCGTTACCGGAACGTTTTGATCCGAGTTCGGATAAAGTGAGTTTGGGGATGCCGGAAAATGGCAAGTTGTGTGTGTTTTGTGAATGCAAAGGAAGATGTTTTGAGGGATTAGTATTGAATTTCAATGGTGGAGAAgcattttggactaaattgttcGATTTTCCTCAAATTAAGTTTCCTGGATTTGATAATGAAGTATTGTGCCTAACAAAGAATGGTGAAATTGTTTTGGAAAGTGATGGATGGAAATTATATTTGTATAATCCTAAAGAAGGGATCTTTAGGAATTTTGAGATGAATAATTGTGGAGATGCTTGTGAGTTAGGGTTATATGTGGAAAGTTTAGTTTCACCTAATGTTTAA
- the LOC126669938 gene encoding uncharacterized protein LOC126669938 — protein MEDNSSIDLHAIRRGLRELEEQIQTNFYEDTDSHSDLLLKDSALQIESKVQQIINDCSDFSFLGIDDLNVFMSQLKDELVATEAETSKICNEIEALARNQVEDYNRLEGDIELLKSSLDFISAEDMETDGQHACREDLSSAHTTEDYGFEILKLDDEIEKSKIVLKSLHESDSIFKMVDAVEQIEEAFSGLKVIEFDGSYIRLSLQTYLPKFEDLMCQHKIEDAEPSEVIHEFLIEVVSESMELRNVEMFPNDIYIADIIDAAKSFRQLISDSAILETRFSLAWFLRTVQDRIIQCTLRRLVVKSANKSRHSLEYLDRDETIVAHLVGGIDAFIKLCQGWPISRSPVKLITLKSLDHHTKEISLSFLCRVEEAVNSLDIDMRLNLVSFVEAIEKLLVEQMRKELQSDLHSVGPSKV, from the exons ATGGAAGATAATTCTTCCATTGACCTCCACGCCATTCGCCG CGGATTAAGAGAACTCgaagaacaaattcaaactaatTTCTATGAAGATACTGATTCACATTCTGACCTACTTCTCAAAGATTCCGCTCTTCAAATTGAG AGCAAAGTGCAGCAGATTATTAATGACTGTTCTGATTTCAGCTTCTTAGGGATTGATGATTTAA ATGTATTTATGAGCCAATTAAAAGACGAGCTTGTTGCGACGGAGGCTGAGACTTCTAAGATCTGTAATGAAATTGAGGCTCTTGCTAGAAACCAAGTGGAAG ATTATAATAGGTTGGAGGGTGATATTGAATTATTGAAGAGTTCATTGGATTTTATATCAGCAGAG GATATGGAGACAGATGGACAGCATGCTTGCAGAGAGGATCTTTCTTCAGCACATACAACTGAAGACTATGGATTTGAG ATTCTAAAGCTTGATGATGAGATTGAGAAAAGCAAAATAGTTTTGAAGTCCTTACACGAATCCGATTCCATCTTTAAAAT GGTTGATGCTGTAGAGCAGATTGAAGAGGCATTTTCGGGTCTAAAAGTCATTGAATTTGATGGCAGTTATATTAGATTGTCATTGCAGACATATCTACCAAAATTTGAAGATTTAATGTGCCAGCATAAGATTGAAGATGCTGAGCCATCTGAAGTAATTCATGAATTTCTAATAGAAGTAGTAAGTGAAAGTATGGAGCTTAGGAATGTTGAG ATGTTTCCAAATGACATCTACATAGCTGATATTATTGATGCTGCTAAATCCTTTAG ACAACTAATTTCAGATTCAGCAATATTAGAGACTAGATTTTCTCTGGCGTGGTTTCTAAGGACAGTGCAAGATAGAATTATTCAATGCACCTTGAGACGATTGGTAGTGAAGAGTGCAAATAAATCAAG GCACTCCTTAGAGTATTTGGATAGAGATGAGACAATTGTAGCTCATTTGGTTGGGGGAATTGATGCTTTTATTAAGTTATGCCAAGGTTGGCCCATTTCAAGATCTCCAGTGAAGTTGATAACTCTTAAAAGCTTAGACCACCACACAAAGGAAATTTCATTAAGCTTTCTCTGCAGAGTTGAG GAAGCAGTGAACTCCTTGGATATAGACATGCGATTGAACTTGGTGAGCTTTGTGGAGGCCATTGAAAAACTGCTTGTTGAACAAATGCGCAAGGAACTGCAATCTGATTTGCATTCTGTTGGCCCCTCAAAAGTATGA
- the LOC126666903 gene encoding uncharacterized protein LOC126666903: protein MDSWGLNYLEGGLTMTNSQGRRGLDLDLDLNYPLPPQMRALDLSLALSSHNTSHSRHIQATNAAVEALDDDEVAIISPRTFAEARETSERNHTHGKHATGIPRGSSAADTLCTNCKARMPNERQPYLKPGTSDKKERTISVIQESPQPVALHEESIFSCPVCMGSLIEPTSTRCGHIFCKECLQRSLKSLQNKCPTCRQKVGKRGIFRVYLPSIN from the exons ATGGATTCATGGGGATTAAATTATCTAGAAGGGGGCTTAACAATGACGAATTCGCAAGGAAGAAGAGGGTTGGATTTAGACTTGGATCTTAACTATCCTCTACCTCCTCAAATGAGGGCACTTGATTTATCACTTGCGTTGTCCAGTCATAATACTAGTCATTCTCGACATATTCAAGCTACAAATGCTGCGGTCGAGGCTCTCGATGATGACGAAGTTGCTATAATTTCTCCAAGGACATTTGCTGAG GCCAGAGAAACTTCGGAAAGAAACCATACTCATGGAAAGCATGCTACTGGGATTCCTAGGGGAAGCTCAG CTGCGGACACCTTGTGCACCAACTGCAAAGCAAGAATGCCCAATGAGCGCCAGCCATACTTGAAACCAGGAACGAGCGACAAGAAG GAACGGACTATTTCCGTGATTCAAGAATCACCTCAGCCTGTCGCATTGCATGAGGAATCTATCTTTAGCTGTCCAGTATGCATGGGCTCTTTAATAGAACCGACGTCAACAAGGTGCGGCCACATCTTCTGCAAGGAGTGCCTTCAGCGATCGCTAAAATCGTTACAGAACAAATGTCCGACCTGCAGACAAAAAGTCGGAAAGCGAGGCATCTTTAGGGTTTATCTTCCCTCAATCAATTAA